A region from the Phycodurus eques isolate BA_2022a chromosome 12, UOR_Pequ_1.1, whole genome shotgun sequence genome encodes:
- the otc gene encoding ornithine transcarbamylase, mitochondrial translates to MYFQHFASKSLIFGSLRTFEKTLGRGLRSGVAVPGGASLKGRSCLTLRDFTSEEIKTLLWVSADLKDRIKRGKQYLPLLQGKSIAMIFEKRSTRTRMSTETGFALLGGHPCFLTAQDIHLGVNESCTDTARVLSGLCDIVLARVPSHATLEELDKEGSIPIINGLSDLYHPIQILADFLTLQEHYGSLAGLTLSWIGDGNNVLHSFMMTAPKLGVHLKVATPKGYEPERSVTEEAVRLSKKHGTRLVLTSEPTEAARDSNVLVTDTWVSMGQEGERRKRLQDFHGYQITMQTGSVAQPDWTFLHCLPRKKEEVDDEVFYSSRSLVFPEAENRKWTIMGLMVSLLTDYKPQTPKLKF, encoded by the exons atgtattttcaacattttgccaGTAAAAGTCTCATTTTCGGAAGTTTGAGGACTTTTGAAAAGACACTTGGTCGTGGACTGAG GAGCGGTGTTGCTGTGCCAGGCGGCGCGAGTTTGAAGGGTCGCAGCTGCTTGACCCTGAGAGACTTCACTTCGGAAGAAATCAAGACGCTTTTGTGGGTTTCTGCCGATTTAAAAGATCGCATCAAGCGTGGAAAACAG TATCTGCCTCTTCTGCAAGGGAAGTCCATTGCGATGATATTTGAGAAGAGGAGCACCAGAACAAGAATGTCCACAGAAACAG GCTTCGCTTTGCTGGGGGGGCATCCTTGTTTCCTCACAGCCCAAGACATCCATCTGGGAGTGAACGAGAGTTGCACTGACACCGCAAG GGTTCTATCAGGACTGTGTGACATCGTCCTGGCTCGAGTGCCCAGTCACGCCACACTGGAGGAACTGGATAAGGAGGGCTCCATTCCCATCATCAACGGACTGTCAGACCTCTACCACCCAATCCAGATTCTGGCAGACTTCCTGACCTTACAG GAGCATTATGGGTCCCTCGCTGGACTAACGCTGAGTTGGATTGGAGATGGCAACAATGTCCTGCACTCTTTTATGATGACTGCACCCAAATTGGGAGTCCACTTAAAAGTTGCTACCCCTAAG GGTTATGAGCCAGAACGGAGCGTAactgaagaggctgtgagaCTCTCGAAAAAG CACGGTACCCGGCTCGTACTGACCTCGGAGCCCACGGAGGCGGCTCGCGACAGCAACGTTTTGGTGACTGACACCTGGGTGAGCATGGGGCAGGAGGGGGAGAGAAGAAAAAGGCTCCAAGACTTCCATGGTTACCAGATTACCATGCAG acAGGAAGTGTAGCCCAGCCAGATTGGACCTTCCTGCACTGTCTTCCCCGCAAAAAGGAGGAGGTGGACGATGAAGTTTTCTACTCGTCCCGCTCCCTCGTCTTCCCTGAGGCAGAGAATCGGAAGTGGACAATCAtg GGCTTGATGGTGTCCCTCTTGACCGACTACAAACCACAAACGCCAAAGCTCAAGTTTTAA